The Triticum aestivum cultivar Chinese Spring chromosome 7B, IWGSC CS RefSeq v2.1, whole genome shotgun sequence genome window below encodes:
- the LOC123159374 gene encoding RING-H2 finger protein ATL43, with product MEPSRRLLLSDYDGAIMSPLPSPSTSSAAPFKPGVAVVVGILTSVFSITFLLLLYAKHCKRSAAESSGPYGSGGGSGGGAAGERRNSGVERAVVESLPVFRFGALRGQKAGLECAVCLGRFEPTEALRLLPKCRHGFHVECVDTWLDAHSTCPLCRSRVDPEDVLLLPEPPKPSTTGPPEPPEQKAAAAAATAVATVKDKSKDAALAPAPAPSPAWRRIGGRHSTGSVRAPGRVGPTSRRSADLELGGGDGGAATVGCFDVAKVRKDRVLMVEPAAAVAEPDPVAFDRRFGHRILVSTACGCDDETAPAAKQRWSDLRPADLMFVRSEMLVTETGRYSCSAAVNSGNRGRTEISGRCLSEIAGVSRLPPIRAGAEARAGSARRWPGSSWWARGSPGVNGPST from the coding sequence atgGAGCCGTCGCGGCGGCTTCTGCTCTCCGACTACGACGGCGCGATCATGtcgccgctgccgtcgccgtcCACGTCCTCGGCCGCGCCGTTCAAGCCGGGCGTGGCGGTGGTCGTGGGGATACTGACGAGCGTCTTCTCCATCACGTTCCTCCTGCTGCTCTACGCCAAGCACTGCAAGCGGAGCGCCGCGGAGTCGTCGGGCCCGTACGGCAGCGGTGGTGGttccggtggcggggcggcgggtgAGCGGAGGAACTCCGGCGTGGAACGCGCGGTGGTGGAGTCGCTCCCGGTGTTCCGCTTCGGCGCGCTGCGCGGGCAGAAGGCCGGGCTCGAGTGCGCCGTCTGCCTCGGCCGCTTCGAGCCGACGGAGGCGCTGCGGCTGCTGCCCAAATGCCGGCATGGGTTCCACGTCGAGTGCGTGGATACGTGGCTGGATGCGCACTCCACGTGCCCGCTCTGCCGCTCCCGCGTCGACCCGGAGGACGTGCTGCTCCTGCCCGAGCCGCCCAAGCCGTCCACGACGGGACCTCCCGAACCGCCGGAGCAgaaagctgctgctgctgctgccactgccgtTGCGACGGTCAAGGACAAGAGCAAGGACGCAGCCttggctcctgcacctgctccctcCCCGGCGTGGCGAAGGATCGGGGGCCGGCACTCGACGGGGTCAGTGCGAGCGCCTGGGCGGGTTGGCCCTACGTCACGGCGCTCGGCCGATCTGGAGTTGGGAGGAGGCGATGGTGGCGCGGCTACGGTGGGCTGCTTCGACGTCGCGAAGGTGAGGAAGGACCGGGTGCTGATGGTGGAGCCGGCAGCCGCAGTGGCGGAGCCCGATCCCGTGGCGTTCGACAGGCGCTTCGGGCACCGTATCCTGGTGAGCACCGCGTGCGGCTGCGACGACGAGACGGCCCCGGCAGCGAAGCAGCGGTGGAGCGACCTCCGGCCGGCCGATCTGATGTTCGTGCGGTCAGAGATGCTGGTGACAGAGACCGGGCGATACTCCTGCTCGGCCGCCGTCAACTCAGGCAACCGCGGCAGGACGGAGATCAGCGGGCGCTGCCTCTCCGAGATCGCCGGCGTGAGCCGCCTCCCTCCGATCCGCGCCGGCGCAGAAGCGCGGGCCGGGAGCGCGCGTCGGTGGCCGGGCTCGAGCTGGTGGGCCCGGGGCTCGCCCGGCGTTAACGGCCCTAGCACCTAG